The DNA window ttccaaattggaacacctattgctactgaagtgaactgagtcaaagcttgcgctgtttcagggaagtgaatgcacaagcgcaggtcacctcacttggcaaccttagttgctactgccatctagcgaagattctgaaaaactacacttttcatcctctaaatcagtaatgcgcgagacacatttccctggcttttacatttgacgcagaactaccgaacgttggaaaattcaaatacaaaaccgttttttttttgttttttttttttaagtaccgagaaagtgctgaggttttggtataccgtgcaacactacgccagacacatattccaatccattgctcagtttagcagagaatgcacatttcagagcgcctcagagacagatagaatgataacacataaatacacatttcaaagaataaatacgacattgagaaaaaacgaaacaaaaaacgaaacaaaagacgagttGTCAAGTCGGGAcctacgcgcagagcagccgaccgttttatttatttattggcagatgagaagcaacaggaatcacaaacggattgtccaagacaatatatgaccactcagtcgcaaaagggacatctctacacgtaaaaccaatggtaagattgtatatttattcaatgtttagtcccagatattgactgtagaatgacatggtataatgtaaaaaacaaaattgtctcgtttatttcgttattgagtgagcagcgttttcactgctgtattggcatatttcagggctaacgccgggtttatcttgttgctacggaatattacattagcctacattacaggcatttggcagacgctcttatccagagggacgtacaacaaagtgtataaccataaccaggaataagcgtGCCGAAAACcatagagagaaataccgttccaagtgcaaggaacaaccgcatagttcaacttggaccctgtagtttaaactgattaacgctaacacaaacaagaacagcaacaacgcagtctatgagaacattcaagcaatagttaagacgagttaagactaagtcacctacggaacaactacctagtgacaacactaagcttacagtcaatttagaaattaaattgagaatacgatttctctcagcataatgacggatttaaagactaaacgaactcacccgatattgtcttcaaatggaccgtattatttatttagacattggaagactacagcataaattgcgtcttttgtttatattcaatattagtaattgtagcgagaaactgcagctgtaggtcgttatgttatggtagcaacggaacgaagcggactatatatgtattaggctaccgtcattgtttcattataccagcgtgttttcgcgcgtttgcacagaaactcagaacatatcaatgaaatggtttagctatttctcagcataatgacagatttaaagacttaacgaactcacccgatactgtcttcaaatggatccatgccaaagaaaagtaattattcatcctctctgacagcttttactaagaaactttgggtagcctatcctagcatgcacgctaggtggcagtgtcagaccgtctcctcactgctaaaaactagacctacggtgtgggattacttgcgtcgccatggttgtcgcttgccgtaaagaagtttactcgatgtcgtaaccgtttagatttggagccacagctcttccgcaccccacctaatagaaacggccaaatggcgggcaaaccatatggcagacataggtggtcccaaaagcaaagttgtagagcacattcacatgcatcggtcgatgaagttttgtgttgatcagacttacggtgtgggagttatgaccttttaaagtatgaccctttgttatagcgccaccatctggccgacatgggtgatttttagtgcttgagtagtggggggccataggaacccacctgccaaatttggttgctctaggacttatggttgctgagcctcagacattttagcggagaaagctgccacgccccaacgataaacttaaaatggcgggaaaacaatatggcggacacaggtggtcccaatggcaaaagtatagagcacgttcagaggcATGGATCtataaagttttgtgttgatctaacttatggtgtgggagttatggccttttacgcaaaaccctttgttatagcgccaccatctggccaacgtacgtggtttttagtgcctgagtagtgggggcccataggaacccacctgccaaatttggttgctccaggacttatggttgctgagcctcagacacttttaccggaaaaaaaaaataataagaataataataataatcctaacagatacaatagggttccaccagcttcgctgcttggacccctaataatcctaacagatacaatagggttccaccagcttccaCCAGCttcgaaccctaaccctaattaaCCCctaattaacagggggggagcaggacacaaaacagaagtgccgccatctggcggcccaacaggggaaacacagacaggaaaacaggaccatgacagacACTGTAGACGTTGTAATTCTGATTCTGAGCAAATTAGCGCCCATGCATCTTCTGGTGGTCCATCTCTGTTTAGATGTTCTTGAGCCTTGTCAATTCCGTCAGCTTCTTTTTCAAAGAGTTTTTGATTTGTGTCAACCAGGAATTTCACAGCCTTAAGTTCACTGTTGATGATTTTGACAAAGCTTGTGTGATAGAAGTCTTCAAATGTGTTGAAGTTTGGTGGTTTCAACTCACAATCATTGTAATGAGGAAGGAATAATTGTAGAATACTGTGGTAAtatttttcaggattttttgtGCGTGAGAAGCGGGCATAACGCACAACAGCAGCATCTGTGCGTGTCCTCTTCATTACAAATCCTAAGTCGTTATCCAGTTTTATGCTGTTAGGTGATGACTCTGTACTGTGATGCAAAGGttgccaaacacatttcaggaaatgcttctgtttttggtcttcctttgtatttgtctgtgatgctgttcatccatatgctgtcattttcagtgttaatacaTTCGAGTCTTTTCTGAAGAAGATGAAGCGGAAGACTCATTTTGATAGGATGTTGACCAGTTGGAATGAACTGAACCTGAACCTTTCTTGATCCCTCTTTGAGTCTCATATTGGTTAGTCGGTATATGCTCTCTTTTGCAGATACTTCTCGGTTATGAAGATGAACACTGCCAAGTTTCCGCAAGGCTAGTTTAGCATCAGTGTTATTTGAGGCCTCTTTTTGGGCTTGTTGTAGCAAtaatcccatttctctctcttgcttagGTATATAAGATATTATATACACAATGCAAGAGTAGGCATCAACAACATACTGAATATCCATATTTGCATTCCAGCATCGGAGAAGTTGTGTGTTATACTGATTTACCCAAACATCAGATGGGtttctctgtaaaacaacattggttttttttgacATGCGTATGTATGCAGCTTCAAACAGCTCCTGGGATATACCAATAGATGCAAAGAGGGAATCTGCAGAGTCAAAAGATATGTCAGCATTCATGACAACTTGCTGTACTCTCTCCATAATCTGTCCTGCAAGTTCCATTGAAAGCCTTGGATGATTGGTTTGTTGTTGAGGTTGTTTTTGGTTAGGCTCACTATTGTGGTGCATTTCttcttcagaaattttattccttgtgatgaaagtgttttttgatgGTGGCCGCGGGAAGTTAAAGCgacagacagttttgttttttctgcagctctttgaatgccttttgctgtgctgttgcaCAGTAGAGACAATGTCGTGCATTTCCTTATCATCAAGAGGTGGCATTTCACATGTCACATATTGATCAATAAATGCTACAACATCTGCATCATCAGCTTTATCAACTTGAGGTGCATTTTCAACCCAGAATAGACAATGAGTATGAGGTGAACCTCGTTATTGAAATTCCACTCTGTAGAAGTAGTCAACAATTTTTCCAATTGGTTGAGGTGGTGACATGATGACATCTTTAAGGAAACAATGAAAGCGATAATCAAACATTCTGGCAGCTGTTACGGGATTCTTTCTCAAGAGATCACATCTCTCTGACCAGTCCAGATCATCAGCATTTATATGTTTGCCTTCTAGCTGGAGTAAAATTTGCAATGTCTCTTTCCATCGCATGTCAgctgaagaaaatgaacaaaaccatgTTGGGATTCCAAGCTGTCTGACCATTGCAAAAAGGTCTTTCTGAACACTTTGCCAGAAAGCAGGTGTGCCTCTGATCGGTTTCATGAATTTGTATCCCTCGTCAAAATGGAGAATTCTTTGCAGCGAATCTTTGTTCATTAGCATGTCTGATGTAATTTTTCTGCCAGAGTCATATCCTTTTCTTAGTGCAATAGATACATTTGAGACCACTTGGTTAATCTCAGATAAATattgtgcataaaaaatgtagtccAGGTTCTTTGCAAATCTGCCATCTGCATTGAGTATCCGGTTATTGAAATATCTACATATGGTTAACTTTTCTTCCCTGGTATCATTAAAAGTACCGGTTCCTTTGGGGAAAACAACAGGGAAGCATTTTGCTTCATTGCCTTCATTGGTTAATAATCTGACTGGGTTGTTGACACGGATCATCAAATCATCATGCTCTGGTCTTGGAAGTACACTTGCAATCTGAGGGACATTAGATGGTACACACGTGACAGGTCCATGAACACCATTTTGTCCCCCTTTTGGTAAAGCAAGCATCTTCATAAAAGGAATGTTTATTGCAATCAAATGTTGTTCCAACGAATTTAAGTTCTTCAGCTGTGGTGGAATGGGATCCAAAACCAAATTATTTGCAACACTTTCTGGAGGCATTCTGCCATGAAGAAGTTTTCTGTGACATGTGTAACAAATCCACAGTGTACTATTAGGATCTGTACAGTGTTTTACAGAGGTGCTTTTGCATTTGTGAAGGTACGTTTCAGTAATGCATTTACTAGCTAATGAAGCGATAGCAGTCCCTCTTTTTCCATATGtgtcttttttacattgtatgacTTGATGTTTAAACAGCTGTCGATGGCATACGGAGCATACATATTGGGGACCAGTGCTAGCCTTGTCTTTGAATTTCTGAACAATGTAGTccatttgttgtctttgtttctttgattcAATCCTTCTGGTAATATTGTACTGTTTCAGATTTTCCTtgtgttgttcatcagtggcatatttgtctatgctgtattgttttgtacttgcatgGTGTTGTTtatcagtggcatattttttctatgctgcactttttcttatttgcacggtgttgttcatTAGTCGCATATTTGTGTGCGCTGTATTGTTTCACATTTGTCCGGTGCTGGGCATCagtgctgtatttgtttatgctgCCTTCTTTGACGGTTTTCTTGTAGCTTTCATCTTCATTGTATCTTTTAATTCCTCTTTTATTGTTTGCATCTCggaattgtttgtttatttcatattgcttgttttttctgtcaagCTCACGTCGACTTGAAGAACTCCTTATCTGATGTGACTGTGGCCATTCATTGGATTTGTTGCAGAGTTTAGTGCATTGGTCAGAATTGTGTTGCTTCACGCATGTAACTACTTCGTAATGAGATGCGTTGCAGTGTTTTAAGTATATAGCTGTGTGAATTGTCTTTCGATTTGCTGTGGAATACTTGAACCACTTGTTGCGACTGCATGTGAAAACATCAACTCCAAAGAGATCTGCAGCTGCTTGTATTTCCACCTCAGTTGCCCAAGTTTGAAGAAATTTCATGCGTGATGCTTTCAAAtagttttcaacagaaaaatatccatCTCTGAGAATAGGAGCATACTGTGATGCGTTTGTTTCCATATGTTTAACCACAGCTAGTCGGATTTTTCTGTGATGATCTTCACTTCCACTAATAGAAAATGACAAAGCTCTGAAAAAGCAGTTACCACCTACAATAGCCTTTGTCTCACAACGATCATTCATTGGGACATTCATTGGAACTGGTTCTTGTGTATCAACATATTCAGgagagttgtggatgatgttaaTTTTTGAACAAAGTGGTTTTTTTTGCTGCACAGTGAAAGGATGTGAGACATTGGCTTTCCATTTTATTGACAAAAACAACTTCATCTACACTTGGATTAGGCATTGTTGGATTGCTCTTAGATTTCATGTCGTAATGTAATTGACATTGTTTTGATCTGCTCAAATGTACCATCAGCCTTTGAAATGCCTTTTGTCAGCCCTTGCATACATCTAGGGAAGTTGTTGTTACGGTATCACTggtattattgctttcatgtAAATTGTGGGATTTAGGACCTATATTTTGAATCTGGAGATTATTGGTGATAGCTGCAAGATCtgttcttttctggttttctttggCCTGCTTACATATTTGTGTCATTTGTTCTGGGACaatctctttctgtgtttttgtttacattacatagcgaaacattttttcctgtgaCATCTACAGAATTACCCTGCAACTGCCTTTTCCTTGTAACTTTCATGTGTATTGCACTGGCTTCAATTGGAGTggattctttctctttctgacaTGGTAGAGGTTGTTGGTCAACATGGTTTAGGCCTACATTGACCTCACTTTGCttatgtttttgcagtttttgacGTTTGGCAGCTTGCTATAGAGGTTTTTGGTCTGCGTGTTTCACAATGACTTCTTGATATGAAGATTGcatgttgtaatgtaattgacattGTTTTGACCTGCGCAAATGTACCAGCagcctttgaaatggcttttgacaACTGTTGCATACATCTGGCAAAGTTATTGCTATGGTATCACTGGTATTATTGGCTTCATCTAAACTGTGGGATTTAGGAGCGTAGTTTTCAATCTGGACATTACTGGTGGTAGCTGTAAGCTCtgttcttttctggttttctgtggcctgtgtacatatggttttatttgttgtgggaTAATCGCtttctgtgttgtgtaaatCATTTCCAATGAGCTCAAACATTTGTGCTAAAGACCTAGGAGTCTTATAGGTGCCAGTCTTGTATGCATCcaccaaaacaattgttttgtcaACATCAACATTAGAAACAGGAATGAGGCTTTCAAAATGATGGCCATTGTATGCCAACACCAATGGAACATGAGTATCTCTTGCATTTGCTGGATCTATTGCATCTGCAGATATTACATATATTGGACTATGAGATTGAGCATTTGTTGTTTTCCAAGGTGTGTTGAAAACAAGGATATCTTTCTTAGTAGTATGAGCACAACTAAGGATAGCCATATCACCAAAATAGTCAAGGTCATATTGGTTAGTTGTTTGCAAAGTTTGCCATGCTTCTCtccactgctgttctgtatATACGTTTGGATAGTATGGAGATGCCTTAATTTTCTGTTCACCTACAGTATTCCAGACCTTTCTATAGTGCTCAGGCCTTTCTGTCAAATGTTCTGGAAAACATTCTCTTGCATTTATGTTATCAATAATGGATTCATACAAGCAATTACCATTGGCCTTGTTTGGATTGCCACTTCTAAGCTGGATACCATGCTGCTCTGCTATGCTAATTGCCGTCTGAAATATTGAGTTGCCTTCACCTATACCTCCTCTTATGTGGTTCTTGCCCTTTTTTATGGCAAGTACTGCAGCTGGTCtgctgtttatttccttttgtttgttttcaatatCAGCATGAGCTACTGTCTGTAAGCACACTGTCTTGTTATGGTCTGAATCTCCCCCACTGCTGTCATGCACAGAAGGCACCCCCCCTTTGTTGTCCAGTGTATTTGGTGTCTTACTTGTGAATGATTTCACCCCATTTGGCTTACAAGCTATTGGCAATGTGTTGTCATCACGCACTTCTGCAATACTAAACTTTTTGGGACATTCAAAAGTGGGCTGGAAGGGAACACAGAAATTAGATACCATCACCCAGCTATATACCCcgtgtatgtgttgtgtatcCTGAAGCCCTTTGCCTACTTCTGAAGGCATGTGACCCGCTTGCCCCTGACAAACAACACTTCCTTCATCCCTACCAAACTTCTGTTTCTGTACTATATGACTACCCAACTCCTGTTTCAGTGCACTCTCAGTAGGCAACTcctgcttctgttctgtctgtgtaacACTGGTGTGTATGTTTCCCATCTTTCTCCTCCTTACTACCTTGTCCCTAACATCTTCCTGTCCTAAAACTTCTTTGACCCTGTCAACTACTACCAAAGGCCTATGACCCACATGCCCTGAACCAGCAGCACTTAGCTTTTTGATGTGCAGGGATTTCTTCTCAGCCACGGACTGAGGTGCTGGGTCATGGACAGGCTTGGCGTTCTGGCAGTAGGCCGAAGGGTAACATAGGACGTATGTATCAAAGATGCGTTCCATCCTACCTCCGTTGACAATTCGCTGTAAACACAAGTTGATGTTAGGAGTTAATTACGTTGATTACTTACAGAATACTTTTTAGAAAACGTAATTGAACAGTTGAACAAAGTGTATACATCAACAGAAACGTACTTGCTGTATGTCAACAAACAGTCCTGTGGCAGCATGCTGACGTATACAATGACGCCGGTCCCGAACCTGCATCCTCATATCTagaaacaagcacaaacaaTATGACTTAAATGAAATATGGGTCTCCACCATAACAGTAACACATCGGGACACAGACACATTGGCATGCAAGAATTACCTGGAACAGTAGGCACCAGATGTGTCCATTGGTCATGGTCAACATACTTCATTTCAACAGCTGCACACAAGAACATACAGGCGTATGGGtttagaaaaaccaaaaaaaaagaagaaaaaaacagagacagaacattGTTCAAACATTGGACACCATTAACAATGGACAATTTTAtgtaacacacagagcagttatTACCTGGAAATGGCCAATAGGATGTTGCTGAGCGCTGAGATCGATCAACACACTGTGGCTGTGATGAAGTACCATGCtccttcttgtttttgtgaaagCATCGTTTGAGTGTAGGATGCACTCTAAGTGGTACAGGATTGACAGGGATGTGCAGGATGGTGTATGAAGTGTTCCAAATGAAGTCCGCAAGGCGAGGCATACCTTCGTCATCACTTAGGTGTACCAAATCCTGACACCACAGATGCCTTAAACAAAaagtaatgacaataataattaagtCCCAGAGAAACATGCATAAGAATGTACTATGCACTCCAAGAACAGTGATGTTGTATCCACAACTTCTTGGAATATACCTTTTGGATGGCTGGAAAACATTGTTTGTTGAGAAGTACCGCATCTGTTGCATCTCCTCCAGGTGTGGCCATAAAACCAAAGGACAGCCGACCCTCTGGCATGTTTACAACTCCATCGGCAAAAGATCTGAGATGTGAATCGCCAACAACGAACACAAACtacataaagaaaacacaaatcaaacatgttaCTACATAAAGCAAAagataaatcaaatatattaataaatacgCTAGTGAATGTTGTTACAACACTAAGCGATGTAACAACCTTGCACTTATCCAATTATATTGTATGACAtgctatacagtacataacacaGTATTAGATGCTATAGACTACATAAGGCACTTTTGCATACATCACCTCTTTCTCATTGGCGTGACATTTGTCAGGAAACACAGTCTTGTGCTGGTGCCCGCTGATGTCTGACACAGGCCATTGACGGACTTTATGACGTGAGCCACACCCTGCCTTGGCTTAACAGGAAAAACTATATTAACttgatgccaaaaaaaaaacatagcattaCTGCCGCTACTTGTTGTTTGCACATCAAAGTCATTCACACCTGGTACAATGTTACATGTTCACACTGTGATAATGTGTTTGCCATGAACATGAAGGCCACTTAGTCCTTCCATTCATCTCATAATCTGCTTTAtagcttctttaaaataaagaacaaacaacaactttcaccaattagcgcacatgccaaatctggccaatccttggcCATTTAGGgagtaccctatttaaagctttgtaaccccagatgtgaacaccacagacacttgaaaaatgctttaaatgaagcaagacatttgtaccatctACAATACTATCTTAGATTactttattcataattttggaagaaataaagtggcacaaatgcaactgtctaggcaaaaaatctaaaatgaatttgctcttttttttagtttgcaatgaaatactgggagattgcatatatgCAGCAGGATAAAGTATACCAAAAagttcttgaccacaagttcataaaatgtaagggtggatatgtagaagtACTACAGATCTaagaagcaaaaactaagcagtgtacccagcatctccaaatctacacaaaatgtctgaattatgcatttctgtaaatcacaacaaattcacatatttcactataaatcaactgttttaCTGAAGGAACTCACTGTGCATTTTAAAGTgataattacaagctttctgtctgtacaatggtctaaaatagctaggggtccataaacaaatacaaaacctctccaaaaaggaataaaaatttttttcctccattgtaaagcatatacatgagccccttatgaaggttgaagatgaaacattgatatcagatttaaacataatgcacaaatattgtcacacaatgctgcacagtacctaaatgagTAATAATTAACTATTGTATGCATTTCTacactctgtactctcgtatgttttcttgtatggggatggaaCGATATGAAAAccattttcaaccgtccaccacgttttggcaatgttccaatactctcctcatcactgttgtatgcctCACAAAAACGATTACAGTACTAAGTAACACTTACacttacagtgtgaaatatccacattatgtaataccactaacctatttaaacacactcaatttcaaaaataacatacataCCTGAAATATTCtcagcagtaatacttacatagcaataatgtgttcagtagatagagacagagacagtaaatcaatgactaTCCGGTTCggttttctccagaaaacaatgtcagatagctgtatcagcaaacatatgacTTAGCTATGCCCCGAGCGCCTCAATAATAAGTAGCCTactttccaagaaattacacaaTATCGTTGACAACATTTCGTTAGATGCAGGGtatttactgctaccacagtaaatgtgtaagtgaatgcgataagaaaattgTCGggtacgctgacctataaaacgctattccaaaagaaaaattagacatgttatacatcgttagaaagcttatactgtcctGCTGAAGAAACAAATTGTCAATCGGCCAGACTGTACGACAATGCCGTAAAGAACACGTGGCATTATGCACACCTATTTTGGAAGGTAGGCAGGCATCACAAATActcgtatatttcacaaacggattgtccaacaCAATGACCACTCAgactcaaaagggacatctctatgcgtaaaaccaatgtgCATTTAATATTTAGTCGCAGATATTGACTATAGAATGGCATAGTataatttcttaaaatgttGTCTCGTTGGTTGAATTTGCATGAATTATAGCATTGCAAGATTGCGATTTCGT is part of the Anguilla anguilla isolate fAngAng1 chromosome 10, fAngAng1.pri, whole genome shotgun sequence genome and encodes:
- the LOC118206545 gene encoding uncharacterized protein LOC118206545, whose translation is MPRLADFIWNTSYTILHIPVNPVPLRVHPTLKRCFHKNKKEHGTSSQPQCVDRSQRSATSYWPFPAVEMKYVDHDQWTHLVPTVPDMRMQVRDRRHCIRQHAATGLFVDIQQRIVNGGRMERIFDTYVLCYPSAYCQNAKPVHDPAPQSVAEKKSLHIKKLSAAGSGHVGHRPLVVVDRVKEVLGQEDVRDKVVRRRKMGNIHTSVTQTEQKQELPTESALKQELGSHIVQKQKFGRDEGSVVCQGQAGHMPSEVGKGLQDTQHIHGVYSWVMVSNFCVPFQPTFECPKKFSIAEVRDDNTLPIACKPNGVKSFTSKTPNTLDNKGGVPSVHDSSGGDSDHNKTVCLQTVAHADIENKQKEINSRPAAVLAIKKGKNHIRGGIGEGNSIFQTAISIAEQHGIQLRSGNPNKANGNCLYESIIDNINARECFPEHLTERPEHYRKVWNTVGEQKIKASPYYPNVYTEQQWREAWQTLQTTNQYDLDYFGDMAILSCAHTTKKDILVFNTPWKTTNAQSHSPIYVISADAIDPANARDTHVPLVLAYNGHHFESLIPVSNVDVDKTIVLVDAYKTGTYKTPRSLAQMFELIGNDLHNTESDYPTTNKTICTQATENQKRTELTATTSNVQIENYAPKSHSLDEANNTSDTIAITLPDVCNSCQKPFQRLLVHLRRSKQCQLHYNMQSSYQEVIVKHADQKPL